GGCGGTGGCGCTAAAGTGATGATCCGTCCTGCTTCTCCAGGTACTGGGGTAATTGCTGGTGGTGCTGTCAGAACCGTACTAGAACTAGCTGGTGTCAAAAATATTTTGGCAAAGCAACTTGGTTCTAGCAGTCCTCTGAACAATGCTCGTGCGGCAATTAATGCCCTTGCAACCTTGCGTACTTTTGGTGAAGTTGCCAGAGCGCGTGGTATTACGCTGGAACAGCTATTTAACTAAATATTTTTAAATTCTTGCGGAGCAAGAATTTAAAAAAATAGTCACTAAGGAAAAACTATGAGAATTGACGATCTTCAGCCTCAAGAGGGCTCTCAGCATCGCAAGCGTCGTCTAGGACGTGGTATTGCCGCAGGGCAAGGTGCTAGCGGTGGTTTCGGTATGCGTGGTCAAAAATCTCGTTCAGGTCGTCCCACCAGACCTGGTTTTGAAGGTGGTCAAATTCCCCTTTACAGACGAGTACCCAAACTTAAGCATTTTACAATTGTCAATCCTAAGCATTTCACAATTGTTAATCTTGACCAATTAAGCGGATTACCTAAGGGTACAGTAGTAAATCTTGATTCTTTAATGGAAGCAGGAATTATTACTCAAAACGACGGTGTATTACGTGTATTAGGAAGAGGTGAAGTCACTGTAGCGCTTACAGTTCGTGCTCACTCGTTTACAGCATCTGCTAAGAGCAAAATCGAAGCTGCTGGCGGCACTGTAGAAGTTGCCTAGTTATAAAGAGAATATGTGGCGGAGCGCTAAGCGTTTCGCCACATATTCTCTTTTGTTGTTTTAGAAGAACCTCGCGTTACGCTTTTCTCTATGCAACTACAATATTTAAATATCTTAAGTTAGGAGGAGTTTTGCGCCTCCTAACCCAATCACTAGCTTGAGGTAAGTTTAGTTATGGTTGTTAGTAAGGGAAAGAACCCAACAGCACAAGAAACTTTTATGCAAATGGCTCAAGCCGCAGGGCTAAGAGGCCGTTTGCTAGTTACTGTTGGTGTTTTGATATTGGTTAGACTTGGCATTTACTTGCCATTGCCGGGGGTTGATCGCCTGAGATTTACGGAAATTGTTAAAAATAATGCCGTAGTTAATTTCTTAGATATTTTCTCTGGTGGAGGTTTATCACTACTAGGTATTTTTGCCCTTGGTATTTTGCCATTCATTAATGCCTCGATCATCATGCAATTGATGACATCTGCTCTCCCAAGTTTAGAAAATCTTCAAAAGAATGAAGGTGAAGCTGGGAGAAGAAAAATTTCTCAATACACCCGCTATGTTGCCTTTGTTTGGGGTGTAATCCAAAGCTGGGGGCTTGGCGTTTGGGTGCAGAACTCTGGAGTGCTGTCAGATCCAGTCTCTAACTGGATTACGGTTGGCGATGGTCGAGTTATTTTGTCTAGCTTTATTTTTCAGACGACAGTAGCTTTGGCGGCTGGCTCGATGTTTGTGATGTGGGCTGGCGAACTAATTACGGAGAAAGGTGTTGGAAACGGTGCTTCTTTACTGATTTTTATTAGTATTGTCGCCAACTTACCAACTTCTCTGGGTGATACGATCGCGCTAGCTCAAAAAGATAGCTCACGAGTTGGTGGGGTCATCTTATTGTTAGTGATATTCTTGATTATGATTGTGGGGATTGTGTTCGTGCAGGAAGGAACAAGGCGAATTCCAATTATCTCTGCACGTCGTCAGGTTGGCCGCAAACTATACCGTGAGCAAGCTTCTTATTTGCCTTTGCGCTTAAACCAAGGCGGCGTTATGCCAATCATTTTCGCCTCATCGGTGATGATTCTGCCTGCTTACTTGAGTCAAAGTATTAATAACGAGGTATTTGTGGCGATCGCTACTTGGATTTCTCCTAGTGGCCCTGGTCATATTCCCGTGTATATGTTGCTGATTTTAGGATTTAGCTTCTTTTATTCGACTCTAGTTCTCAATCCTGTAGAACTATCGCAGAACCTGAAGAAGATGGGTAGCAGCATTCCTACGGTACGACCTGGTACAGCAACTTCAGACTATATCAGCCGTATTTTGAACCGATTGACTTTACTCGGATCAGTCTTTTTGTGTGGCATTGCGATTATTCCTAGTGCCCTCGAAAAAGCCACTGGCGTATCCACCTTTAGCGGTATTGGTGCTACTTCGTTACTGATTTTGGTTGGTGTCGCGATCGAAACCTCGAAGCAAATCCAAACCTATGTGATCTCTCAACGTTATGAAGGCATGGTGAAACAGTAATGCCTAGAGTGATTTTGATGGGGCCACCTGGAGCAGGTAAAGGTACACAGGGCGAGATTTTGGCTGAATCTTGGCAAGTGCCGAGAATTGCTCCTGGAGATATTTTTCGGGCCGAGATTAAACAAGGCTCTGAATTAGGTCTAAAAGTTAAGTCTTTTAGTGATTCGGGTACATTGGTTCCTGATGCTGTTGTGATTGAGGTAATTGAGGCAAGATTGAGACAGCCTGATACTCAGGTTGGTTGGATTCTTGATGGCTTTCCGCGTACAGTAGCTCAAGCTGAGGCTTTAGATACTTTATTAGCGGAGATAAATCAGCCCTATGACTCGGTGATTAATCTTGATGTGCCAGATCAGTTTTTGATTGATCGCTTGTTAGCAAGGGCGAGCGATCAAGGGCGTGCTGATGACACTGAGGAAGTGATCAGTAATCGGTTGCAAGAGTACAATTCCAAAACTAGACCTTTGCTAGAATTTTATGGAAATAAGGTTACGCAGATTGATGGCACACCGTCGATGCCAGAAGTAACTGAGACAATCAAAAAATTCTTTGCATAAATGCGTTGATATTTGATTAAGTAACTCTTTATCAAATATCTATCTCATGTTGTAAGCGCTTTGCGATCGCAACATAATACATAAAGAACTAATACTAAATTTGGGAGAGTTTGTTTGTCAAAAGAAGATTCTATTGAAATGGAAGGGACGGTAACTGAGTCACTTCCTAATGCTATGTTTCGGGTTGCACTCGATAATGGCTTTAATGTACTTGCTCACATTTCGGGCAAGATCCGTCGAAATTACATCAAGATTTTGCCTGGCGATCGTGTGAAGGTGGAACTAACGCCCTATGACCTTACCAAAGGACGCATTACCTACCGCCTTAAAAATCAAGGCGGCGGCAAGAAATAAAACAAAAAGCAACGACTGTACAGTCGTTGCTTTTTGTTAATATCCAAAAAATAATTTGCTGTGCAAAGCTAGCTATAGCTAATCAATACAGCTAGAGAGTTTCGGCACGAAGCGCCGAAACTCTCTAGCTGTATTGTCGTTTGTGAAGTGACTGCAATTGGTAGATATGATAAAACAATTGCCAAAAATATTTTTCGGTCAACCCACAAGTAGAAGCCCCTCGCAGCACTACATTTGAATACCAATCATTTGGGGCAAGTTCACGAGACAACTTATTTACAACACTGTAAGTTCTTACATTTGCGTAAACCTTTTGATCAATGCTAACTGTGATCAATTCATGCTGATAGCCACCTCTCGACACATCCTCGCGCATATCAAGCTGATCGCTTAAACGCATGGGCAAGCTGTATAAAACACCCTCAACATAAGAATTTGCATCTTTGACAATATCTAAGCAACCACAATCACGGTGAGGAGATCGATAATAAAATCCAAGCTTGTACCCACTTAACCTCGCTACCCCAACAACATAATGATGGGCTGCCTCACCAAGCGATCGCTTCAAATCTACAGGACACATACAAGAGCCGTAAGCGAAATAGTAAAACATCGGCTCGGATTGATGACATGACTCTAGATGAGAACTTTCTAAAGTCTGTAAGTACTGTACTGAGTCTGATTTGAGCGAATCTACCATATCTGTAAGTTAGGCAAAAGCTATCTAGTATTCTGGGATACCTGCAAAAAGTATAAAGCTTTGTGTATGCTCATTTGAATTAACTATTTAGATAATTCAAGTGCTAAAGGCTTTATTGATGATTGATGGAATCAAGTATGTCGCGCCTAATTTTAAAAAAATATGCCTGAGTATACAAAAAAAGATCCAGAGCTAGAATCTAATTCCCTATTAGATGCTCAAGTGGGTGATCGAGTTCCAGAAACTCAGTTATCGCCAAAAACAGGATTGTGGGAATTAGCAATAGTTTTTGCTAAGCTCGGTGCGATCGCCTTCGGGGGGCCAGCCGCGCATATTGCTCAGATCGAGTTAGAAATAGTGCAGCGTCGTCAATGGCTCAGTCGCGAAAAGTTATTAGATTTGTTAGGTGTTACCAGTCTAATCCCAGGTCCTAATTCTACCGAATTGACAATTCATATCGGGCTGGAGCGAGCTGGATGGCGAGGGGCAATCGTGGCGGGAGTTTGTTTTATAACCCCTGCGATGTTATTAGTGTGGGGATTAGCGATCGTTTATGTGGAATACCAAACTATTCCTGCCGTTGGTTGGCTATTGTACGGAGTCAAGCCAGTAATTATCGCAATTATTGCTCAAGCTGTATGGAAATTAGGGCGATCGGCCTTAAAAAATATCCCAACTTGGTGCGCAGGGATTTTAGTCCTAGCTCTATATTTTCTGAAAATCAATGAAATCGCACTAATGCTCGGCGCAGGAATCACCGTTAGCCTCGTTCATAACTTAACATCCTTCAAGAAAAACAAATCCCTATCAATCTTCCTTTTTCCTTTTTCCTTTTTCCCTTTTCCTTTAGTAGTTATAGCTACTACTGCAGCTTATCCCAAGACTTGGACAGCAGTATTTCTAAGCTTTCTCAAAATTGGTTCTGTTCTCTATGGCAGTGGCTATGTACTATTAGCTTTTGTGCAACAAGAATTTGTCGATCGCACTCATTGGCTAACTTCACAGCAATTATTAGATGCTGTAGCGATCGGGCAGTTTACTCCAGGGCCTGTATTTACGACCGCGACTTTTATTGGTTATCTTGTTGCTGGAAATTTGGGTGCGATCGCAGGGACGATTGGTATATTTTTACCAGCGTTTATTCTCGTTCCATTGATCAATCCATTTGTGGCAAAATTACGCAAATCGCCTTGGACAGCAGGTTTTCTTGATGGTGTAAATGCGGCTTCTATGGGGTTAATGGCGGCTGTTGCCTTGGAATTAGGGCGCGGCACTTTGATTGATATTTGGACAATTATTGTAGCGATCGCTAGTCTCTTCGTTCTACTTAAATTCCCAAAAGTTAATTCTGCTTGGTTGGTGATTGCTGGTGCTGCGATCGGCTGGCTGATTAAATTCAACCAATAAAAAGTGCTGCAAGTAAGGAAACGCTATACTAAACACAGCAAATTACTTAAAATCATAAAAAAGGTAAGAGTGGGCGGCGCTTCGCGCCGCCCACTCTTACCTTCTAAGTCTATGACTACCAAATTTTGCGGTTGAGGTCAATTTTATGGTTCTCCAAGTCTCACCCATCAAAATCGAGCCAAAAATTACTTGGGAAGCTTTACCTGCTGACTTCGTATTACCTGACGATCCTGTGGAAAATATTCAACAACCGATTTTGGCTGCTGCTCTGACCGATGCCTTAGGAGCAGCAGGACTAATTCAGCCAGAGATGCTCATTGGTTCCAACTTTGGTTTAGTTGCCTCAGTCAATTCTCGTACTATTGTCAAAGCTCCTGATTGGTTTTATGTGCCTAAGGTCTATCCCATTAGTGAAGAATTTACTCGGCGTAGTTATACCCCTAATTTAGAAGGTGAGCCTGTAGCGATCGTGATGGAATTTCTCTCGGAAACAGAAGGTGGTGAGCTTTCAATCAGGGTCACGCCTCCCTATGGCAAGCTTTATTTCTACGAACGAATTCTCCAAGTGCCGACCTATGTTATTTACGATCCTGCTGTCCCAAGCCTAGAAGTGCGCTGCTTACAGAATGGTCGTTATATACTTCAAGAAGCTAATGCTCAAGGACAGACATGGATCCCAGAACTAGAACTGTTTCTAGGTATTTGGTCAGGAACGAGGCTAGGACAGTCGATGAATTGGTTGCGTTGGTATGATCGATCTGGCAAGTTGCTATTATGGAGTGCCGAAAAAGCAGAAGTATTAGCGGCAAAATTACGCGAACTTGGCGTTGATCCTGATGCTTTGACTTGATTAAAAAGATAGCTCTTGAAATAGTTCTGATAAGGAAAGACTAAAATCAGGAATAACATCTTCTCCATCAAGGCTATCTTCCAGTTGCAAAAGCTTTGATGGTTTAGGTTTATGGTAAACCAATACACATTCTTCATCAGGTAAGATTACCCATACCAACCGAGTCCCATTCTCAAAATACTCTACGAGCTTGTTATGGATTTCCTCAAAAGTGTTATTGGGAGAAATAATCTCTACAGCTAAATCTGGAGCCCCATCAAAAAATCCTTTTGGTAGTCGTTTTAATCCTTGCAAACGTTCTTTAGCAATAAATGCAAGATCAGGCGATCGCTTATTGCCTGTTTTCATCTTGAAAGCTGTACTAGAGTCACAAGTTACACCAAGCTTATGAGTACGTACAAATCCTGTCAAAAAATATCCGAGAGTAAGTGCTAAATAGCCATGCTCTACACCTGAATTTGCCACAACAATTAGCTCTCCATCCACATATTCATAAAGGTTGCCATTTTCAGGTAATGACATAAACTCTTGATCTGTCAAAGCTTTAGGGTTAGCTAATTCTAGATTGGCGATCGCTTGGGTCATTAGATTTAAGTCCACAGATTAAACTAAAATATATCATTTCAAAACTCAATAATATTCGTCTCACTCGTGCTAGTACCTGACAGATCGAGATAATTAACTTCAATCTGTTTACGGATTTCGGCTTTACGTTGTCTTGCTTCTTTTACTTTGGCTTGACATTCATAACCGAAAGCAGGATTGGCAATCACATCGATACTTTGATATTTGCTTAACCAGTCTTTCTCATGCTTCTCGCACATGATATATTGAATTTTAGCGATCGCAGTTCTCACCACGATCTGGGGACGTAATAAACCTATGCGTGAGTTTTCGTCAAGCCAGAGCAGATGCTGGAGTTGCTCAGCCACCTCTGTTGTTTCTGCACAGAGAATCTGTAATTGTTGCACTAAATGATCGGGGTAAGGCTCTTCCGCAGCAAGGGAAGTTTTTTTCTCTTGAATTAGATTGAGAATAATTTGCCAAAGATAGCGATGATTGGATTGCGTAAATTCAATATTCTCTTCGTCCGCAATCTCTTGATATAAATAAGCACGATGTTGGGGAAAATGCAGATAAATTTGTAAAAGTTGCGTTTCGGCAATATGTAGCGAATTTGTGGTCGTGGTTAGTGACGGTGCAGGCTTATTGCTGTTCCAGCGCGTGTTGCGTAACTGACGACGCAGATCTTGCTCTAGACGCAATGCAAGATAAGAATTGCCTTGCGATAAGCGTTGCGCGGAAGTATGGATGTAATGGGTGCGAAAGAAAGAATCAACGGGCAGATTATTTAATAATTGTGCGATCGCTTGGCTGCTTTTTTGGAAGCGATCGGCTTGGTTAAGATCTTGACCTAAAAGGATTTGATCGATCTGCCAATCGAGGAATAATGGTGCATTTTTAAGTAAATCGCGATATGCCTCTGCACTATGTTGTTTGAGATACTCATCGGCATCTTTGCCATCGGGCATCGTCAAAACTCGCAACTGCACGGTTCCATTAAATACTAATTCTTTAAATCCTGCGATCGCCTTTTCCGCTGCCGTAATTCCTGCCTTATCGGCATCGAAGTTTAGAATTACATTCTTGGTTTCGGTATATCGCAATAACTGCTTCATTTGGTCAGCATTAAGAGCTACACCCATCGTTGCGATCACCTGCTCAATTCCTGCTTGATGCAAGGCGATCGCATCGAAATATCCTTCTACTACAATTGCTTGGTCAGACTTAGCGATCGCATCGCGAGCCTTATCCATTGCGAATAGAATTGATCCCTTACTGAATAGTTCTGTTTCAGGAGAGTTAAGATATTTTGGCTCTTCGTCTCCTAATGATCTCCCACCAAATGCAATTACACGACCTCTCGTATCGTGAATAGGAACCATTAGGCGATCGCGGAAGCGATCGTAAAATCCATTACCTGTTTTGCGCGGAACGATCAAGCCTGCTTCTTCAACTAAACTCACAGGGATCTGCTTTTGCTGCACCAGATAACCCATTAAAGTTTCCCAGCCAGCAGGCGCATAACCCAGTTGAAATTTCTGGATTGTATCTTTGCTCATTTGCCGCTTTTCGCTGAGATAGGCAAGCGCTGCTTTGCCCTGATGTGCATAAAGGGCATGTTGATAAAAACTGGTGGTCAAAGCCATCACTTCATAAAGGCGATCGCGATGGGAAATTTGGCGCTGGATTTCTTTGGCTTTTTCAGGTTCGACTGTGGCAATGGGAACGTTATATCGTTTCGCCAAATCTAAAACTACGTCAGAGAACGATCGCTTATCGATCTCCATCAAAAATTTGACTGCACCACCAGCGGCACCACAGTTAAAGCAGTGATACATTTGCCGAGATGGATTCACCGTCAGCGCTGTAGCATTTGTTCCATTGTGAAAAGGGCAAGCGCCCCGAAAATTTGCCCCACTTTTGCGTAGTACAACATGCTCGGAGACGATATCTACGATGTCTGCCCTTTGACTTACTTGGTCAATGGTGTCTTTGTGGATTTGGAACTGTGCAGACATGATCGCGATCGCCTATTTGTAAACCGCATTATGCTCATATCATTTTATATCAATCACCATCAAAAAGCAGACTAAATATTTTGTACGATAAGTGATTTCAATAATTTTCGTTTCTATCTAATATTGCAGTTTTCATTTTCCCTATGAAAATGAAAACAGGGAACCAATACTATGATTGTTGTTTATTTCGTAAATGAGTACGCACTCATTTGCAAAATGCTATAAGTTCTGAATCCAATTACAAATTATTTTGGATTGCTATATCAGTTTAGGACTTACGCAAAAATACCCTGCAACCCTCATTCTAAATGTAGGGGCAATTAATGAATTGCCCCTACATTTAGAATGAGTACGTTCTACAGTTATTGTTGAGAAGGAAACTAAACGGGATTTTCTTGCTCCACAAGAGCCGTTTCCTCCAACTTAGGCAATAGCCAACTTAGCAAAATGGCTGTCAAACCACCTGTAGATATAGCAGAACCAAACAGATTACTAAAAATTGGTGGTTTCCCAACAAAAATCTCAGGTGCAAATACCACACCTAAGCCTAAGCCTAGAGAAACTGCAACAATAATCATTGATCGGCGATCCAGTCCCGCTGATACAACGATGTTCAATCCCGCCACTGCGATCGAGCCAAATAGAACTAGGGTTGCACCACCCAAAACTGGCTGTGGAATCGATTGGAATATGCCGCCAACAAAGGGTAACAAACCCAATATCACAAAGATCCCAGCTACATAGAAGCCAACGTAACGGCTACCCACGCCTGTCATTTGGATAACACCATTGTTCTGACTAAAGGTCGTGTTTGGGAAAGTGTTTAGGACGGCAGCAATCAAGGAGTTTATCCCATCGCCTAAGACACCACCCTTGATGCGGCGAACATACACGCCACCACTGACTGGTTCTCCTGATACAGCCGAAGTTGCTGTCAAATCACCGACAGTTTCAATTGCCGTCAATATATATATCAAAACAAATGGCAAAAAAGCACCGAAATCGAAACTAATTCCGTAACGGAAAGGGACTGGAAGCCTAAAGAATGACATTTGGCTGAGGGCACTGAAGTTGACTATGCCAAGGAATAGCGAGGAAATAAATCCAACTGCTAAACCGATCGCGATCGCACCCATTCTCAAATAGCGATTTCGCGAAAGCGTTAATACAATGACAATAAATAGAACTCCACCACCCAGAGCAAGATTCTGAAAACTACCAAAGGAACCATCGTTTTTTGCTAGAGCCACAGCACCGCCCGCAAGACTGATCATTCCAGTTTTAATCAAGCCTAAACCAATAATCATTACGACCGTACCAGACACAACTGGGGTAATGATTTTGTCGAGAAGATGGATAAACTGACTCAAAACAATTATCACGAATGAGCCAAACAAACAAACTCCAAAAATCAATGCTAGAGCTTGTTCTGGGGAATCACCTCTCTGCAAAGAAGCTGTACCTACGCCTAAAATTGGGGCAAGAAAAGCAAAGCTAGTACCTTGTAGACTTAGCAAACCCGAACCGATTGGACCAATCTTTTTACATTGAATATAAGTGCAAATTCCCGAAGTAAAGAGCGACATACTAATCAAATAACTAGTATTTGCCGCATCCAATCCTAGACTGGTACAGATAATAATTGGAGGAGTAATGATCCCAACAAAAGCAGCAAGAACATGCTGAAAAGCTACGAAAATAGCTTCGACAACAGGAGGTTTATCATTT
The Pseudanabaena sp. BC1403 genome window above contains:
- a CDS encoding chromate transporter — protein: MPEYTKKDPELESNSLLDAQVGDRVPETQLSPKTGLWELAIVFAKLGAIAFGGPAAHIAQIELEIVQRRQWLSREKLLDLLGVTSLIPGPNSTELTIHIGLERAGWRGAIVAGVCFITPAMLLVWGLAIVYVEYQTIPAVGWLLYGVKPVIIAIIAQAVWKLGRSALKNIPTWCAGILVLALYFLKINEIALMLGAGITVSLVHNLTSFKKNKSLSIFLFPFSFFPFPLVVIATTAAYPKTWTAVFLSFLKIGSVLYGSGYVLLAFVQQEFVDRTHWLTSQQLLDAVAIGQFTPGPVFTTATFIGYLVAGNLGAIAGTIGIFLPAFILVPLINPFVAKLRKSPWTAGFLDGVNAASMGLMAAVALELGRGTLIDIWTIIVAIASLFVLLKFPKVNSAWLVIAGAAIGWLIKFNQ
- a CDS encoding Uma2 family endonuclease, translating into MTQAIANLELANPKALTDQEFMSLPENGNLYEYVDGELIVVANSGVEHGYLALTLGYFLTGFVRTHKLGVTCDSSTAFKMKTGNKRSPDLAFIAKERLQGLKRLPKGFFDGAPDLAVEIISPNNTFEEIHNKLVEYFENGTRLVWVILPDEECVLVYHKPKPSKLLQLEDSLDGEDVIPDFSLSLSELFQELSF
- the infA gene encoding translation initiation factor IF-1, with translation MSKEDSIEMEGTVTESLPNAMFRVALDNGFNVLAHISGKIRRNYIKILPGDRVKVELTPYDLTKGRITYRLKNQGGGKK
- the dnaG gene encoding DNA primase — translated: MSAQFQIHKDTIDQVSQRADIVDIVSEHVVLRKSGANFRGACPFHNGTNATALTVNPSRQMYHCFNCGAAGGAVKFLMEIDKRSFSDVVLDLAKRYNVPIATVEPEKAKEIQRQISHRDRLYEVMALTTSFYQHALYAHQGKAALAYLSEKRQMSKDTIQKFQLGYAPAGWETLMGYLVQQKQIPVSLVEEAGLIVPRKTGNGFYDRFRDRLMVPIHDTRGRVIAFGGRSLGDEEPKYLNSPETELFSKGSILFAMDKARDAIAKSDQAIVVEGYFDAIALHQAGIEQVIATMGVALNADQMKQLLRYTETKNVILNFDADKAGITAAEKAIAGFKELVFNGTVQLRVLTMPDGKDADEYLKQHSAEAYRDLLKNAPLFLDWQIDQILLGQDLNQADRFQKSSQAIAQLLNNLPVDSFFRTHYIHTSAQRLSQGNSYLALRLEQDLRRQLRNTRWNSNKPAPSLTTTTNSLHIAETQLLQIYLHFPQHRAYLYQEIADEENIEFTQSNHRYLWQIILNLIQEKKTSLAAEEPYPDHLVQQLQILCAETTEVAEQLQHLLWLDENSRIGLLRPQIVVRTAIAKIQYIMCEKHEKDWLSKYQSIDVIANPAFGYECQAKVKEARQRKAEIRKQIEVNYLDLSGTSTSETNIIEF
- a CDS encoding adenylate kinase; translated protein: MPRVILMGPPGAGKGTQGEILAESWQVPRIAPGDIFRAEIKQGSELGLKVKSFSDSGTLVPDAVVIEVIEARLRQPDTQVGWILDGFPRTVAQAEALDTLLAEINQPYDSVINLDVPDQFLIDRLLARASDQGRADDTEEVISNRLQEYNSKTRPLLEFYGNKVTQIDGTPSMPEVTETIKKFFA
- a CDS encoding uracil-xanthine permease family protein; translation: MADKELNLVKELGEDIAKAPVVTKSGLIYGLNDKPPVVEAIFVAFQHVLAAFVGIITPPIIICTSLGLDAANTSYLISMSLFTSGICTYIQCKKIGPIGSGLLSLQGTSFAFLAPILGVGTASLQRGDSPEQALALIFGVCLFGSFVIIVLSQFIHLLDKIITPVVSGTVVMIIGLGLIKTGMISLAGGAVALAKNDGSFGSFQNLALGGGVLFIVIVLTLSRNRYLRMGAIAIGLAVGFISSLFLGIVNFSALSQMSFFRLPVPFRYGISFDFGAFLPFVLIYILTAIETVGDLTATSAVSGEPVSGGVYVRRIKGGVLGDGINSLIAAVLNTFPNTTFSQNNGVIQMTGVGSRYVGFYVAGIFVILGLLPFVGGIFQSIPQPVLGGATLVLFGSIAVAGLNIVVSAGLDRRSMIIVAVSLGLGLGVVFAPEIFVGKPPIFSNLFGSAISTGGLTAILLSWLLPKLEETALVEQENPV
- a CDS encoding gamma-glutamylcyclotransferase produces the protein MVDSLKSDSVQYLQTLESSHLESCHQSEPMFYYFAYGSCMCPVDLKRSLGEAAHHYVVGVARLSGYKLGFYYRSPHRDCGCLDIVKDANSYVEGVLYSLPMRLSDQLDMREDVSRGGYQHELITVSIDQKVYANVRTYSVVNKLSRELAPNDWYSNVVLRGASTCGLTEKYFWQLFYHIYQLQSLHKRQYS
- the secY gene encoding preprotein translocase subunit SecY encodes the protein MVVSKGKNPTAQETFMQMAQAAGLRGRLLVTVGVLILVRLGIYLPLPGVDRLRFTEIVKNNAVVNFLDIFSGGGLSLLGIFALGILPFINASIIMQLMTSALPSLENLQKNEGEAGRRKISQYTRYVAFVWGVIQSWGLGVWVQNSGVLSDPVSNWITVGDGRVILSSFIFQTTVALAAGSMFVMWAGELITEKGVGNGASLLIFISIVANLPTSLGDTIALAQKDSSRVGGVILLLVIFLIMIVGIVFVQEGTRRIPIISARRQVGRKLYREQASYLPLRLNQGGVMPIIFASSVMILPAYLSQSINNEVFVAIATWISPSGPGHIPVYMLLILGFSFFYSTLVLNPVELSQNLKKMGSSIPTVRPGTATSDYISRILNRLTLLGSVFLCGIAIIPSALEKATGVSTFSGIGATSLLILVGVAIETSKQIQTYVISQRYEGMVKQ
- a CDS encoding Uma2 family endonuclease produces the protein MVLQVSPIKIEPKITWEALPADFVLPDDPVENIQQPILAAALTDALGAAGLIQPEMLIGSNFGLVASVNSRTIVKAPDWFYVPKVYPISEEFTRRSYTPNLEGEPVAIVMEFLSETEGGELSIRVTPPYGKLYFYERILQVPTYVIYDPAVPSLEVRCLQNGRYILQEANAQGQTWIPELELFLGIWSGTRLGQSMNWLRWYDRSGKLLLWSAEKAEVLAAKLRELGVDPDALT
- the rplO gene encoding 50S ribosomal protein L15 — its product is MRIDDLQPQEGSQHRKRRLGRGIAAGQGASGGFGMRGQKSRSGRPTRPGFEGGQIPLYRRVPKLKHFTIVNPKHFTIVNLDQLSGLPKGTVVNLDSLMEAGIITQNDGVLRVLGRGEVTVALTVRAHSFTASAKSKIEAAGGTVEVA